One genomic window of Fusarium fujikuroi IMI 58289 draft genome, chromosome FFUJ_chr01 includes the following:
- a CDS encoding related to SRC1-regulation of cohesion (Splice variant I), whose translation MADMEDYLEEGFDPRSVTIPRLRSILVTHNVEYPATAKKAQLVELVEDHVLAQAPKLRAQRARAKRSSMGIVNAGSPEDNGTWDDYDLPPPSTTKRRSKSPRKSSARVKAEDDVLATPVPRSPTKRSTRSVSRALSHADDHENDDAPRSVRQPRRTVTPQIKDEPQEEETILPDHEESVFTHDNPFQSGSSPAQHKTPTNRRRTTAGDSIRSVKSSSRRRTDGYNDDYEDDVEPTPRYREPTPDLLEPGEEFTPNEQLELEQAASRGEMEIEPRKPSQQVSRRGGFKAPLFVLLMSLVGAYLAWYRQEKIAVGYCEVGGQAKPLFSQDIPVPDALVPFIEPQCEPCPSHAYCYHDFSVRCENGFILKPHPLSLGGLVPLPPTCEPDGEKARRVKAVADRAIEELRDRRAQYECGELVDEDGKKEESPAMAEHELKATVSRKRSKRLNEDEFDELWAAAIGEVAARDEVEIIETAPSSNSSDLSDRWLSSSSLARLPYTCAIKRSIRLGLARYKFPAGFLIALILVIFYLRARYRKHVATSAQIPALVDLVLGRLANQKELGEEGIDDPWLFLPNLRDDVLRAIHSLSERERIWQRVRAVVEQNSNVRTSQREGRSGEVGRAWEWIGPVAGNGARRRRSGRVSLGPNSQLESPEPTKATPDVKKWEESRPIY comes from the exons ATGGCCGACATGGAGGACTACCTCGAAGAAGGGTTTGACCCACGTTCGGTCACTATTCCGCGTCTGCGATCGATTCTTGTTACGCATAATGTTGAGTACCCCGCGACTGCCAAAAAGGCCCAGCTTGTCGAGCTGGTTGAAGATCATGTACTGGCTCAAGCGCCAAAGCTGCGGGCTCAGCGCGCCCGAGCTAAGAGATCAAGCATGGGAATCGTGAATGCCGGCAGTCCGGAAGATAACGGCACCTGGGATGACTACGATCTCCCACCTCCGTCGACTACCAAGAGGCGTTCTAAGTCTCCTCGAAAGTCGTCGGCACGTGTTaaggctgaggatgatgtcCTGGCGACTCCTGTGCCCAGGAGTCCTACCAAACGCAGCACACGGTCAGTAAGCCGTGCGCTTTCTCACGCTGACGACCACGAGAACGACGATGCCCCTCGTTCCGTTCGCCAACCGAGGAGAACAGTTACGCCACAGATTAAAGATGAaccacaagaagaagagacaatCCTGCCCGACCACGAAGAAAGCGTGTTCACTCACGACAACCCTTTTCAGAGTGGCAGTTCGCCTGCTCAACATAAAACACCTACCAATCGCCGCCGTACAACTGCCGGCGACTCCATCAGAAGTGTAAAGTCATCGTCCCGGCGCAGGACAGATGGTTACAATGACGAttatgaagatgatgttgagccTACTCCCAGATACCGCGAGCCGACTCCGGACTTACTGGAACCTGGTGAGGAGTTCACCCCGAACGAGCAATTAGAATTGGAGCAAGCTGCAAGTCGGGGTGAAATGGAGATCGAGCCTCGCAAGCCTTCTCAACAGGTATCTCGAAGAGGTGGTTTTAAGGCACCTCTCTTTGTCCTCTTGATGTCTCTTGTTGGAGCCTACCTTGCGTGGTATCGTCAAGAGAAAATCGCGGTTGGCTATTGCGAAGTCGGTGGTCAAGCAAAGCCACTTTTCTCACAAGACATTCCTGTCCCAGACGCTCTTGTTCCTTTCATTGAGCCTCAGTGCGAGCCTTGCCCTTCGCATGCGTATTGTTACCATGACTTTTCGGTTCGTTGCGAGAATGGATTCATTCTCAAGCCGCACCCATTGTCTCTTGGTGGGCTAGTGCCACTTCCACCTACTTGTGAGCCGGATGGCGAGAAAGCGCGCCGCGTTAAAGCTGTAGCTGATAGAGCTATTGAAGAACTCAGAGATCGCCGAGCTCAGTATGAGTGCGgagagcttgttgatgaggatggcaagaaaGAGGAATCTCCTGCGATGGCTGAACACGAGCTTAAGGCGACCGTGAGCCGCAAGAGGTCCAAGAGACTCAACGAGGACGAGTTTGATGAACTGTGGGCTGCCGCCATTGGCGAGGTCGCCGCTAGAGATGAGGTCGAGATCATTGAGACAGCACC ATCGTCCAATTCCTCCGATCTTTCAGACAGATGGCTATCGTCCTCGTCTCTCGCTCGCCTTCCGTACACCTGTGCGATCAAACGATCAATCCGACTCGGCCTGGCAAGATATAAATTCCCAGCTGGATTTTTGATCGCTCTAATTCTCGTTATTTTCTACTTGCGAGCCCGATATCGGAAGCACGTAGCTACAAGTGCTCAAATTCCTGCTCTCGTCGACCTAGTACTGGGTAGACTTGCCAATCAGAAGGAACTAGGTGAAGAAGGCATCGATGATCCTTGGTTGTTTTTACCAAACTTGAGAGATGACGTCCTCCGGGCTATTCACTCGTTGTCTGAGCGAGAACGTATCTGGCAGCGGGTTCGAGCTGTTGTAGAACAAAACAGCAATGTTCGAACCAGTCAGCGCGAAGGAAGAAGCGGCGAAGTAGGTCGCGCTTGGGAGTGGATTGGCCCTGTTGCTGGCAACGGAGCAAGGAGGCGACGGAGCGGCCGGGTATCACTCGGTCCTAACTCTCAGTTAGAGTCGCCAGAGCCAACAAAGGCAACCCCTGATGTGAAAAAGTGGGAGGAATCGAGACCAATCTACTAA
- a CDS encoding probable H+-transporting two-sector ATPase chain b precursor: MASRLVRSAVGAPLLRPVLARRAAPAISVAAARYNSNVPAEDPKKKAQSIIDALPGNSLLSKSAILSSAAGLSIYAISSEYYVMNEETIIAISLLSVWGALIKYGGPAYREWAETQNNKIKNILNSARADHTEAVKGRIEDVKQMGSVVEITKNLFEVSKETAKLEAEAFELEQKTALAAEAKTVLDSWVRYEGQVKQRQQKELAQSVIAKVQKELENPKVLQQILQQSVADIEKIVASKAQ, encoded by the exons ATGGCGTCACGCTTGGTACGAAGCGCCGTCG GCGCTCCCCTCCTCCGACCCGTCCTCGCCCGCCGAGCTGCCCCTGCCATCTCTGTTGCCGCAGCGCGATACAACAGCAATGTTCCCGCCGAGgaccccaagaagaaggcccagAGCATCATTGACGCTCTTCCCGGTAACAGCCTGCTCAGCAAGAGCGCCATCCTGAGCTCCGCCGCTGGTCTTTCCATCTACGCCATCTCCAGCGAGTACTACGTCATGAACGAGGagaccatcatcgccatctcccTTCTCTCAGTCTGGGGTGCCTTGATCAAGTACGGTGGCCCGGCTTACAGGGAGTGGGCTGAGACGCagaacaacaagatcaagaacatccTCAACAGCGCCCGTGCCGACCACACCGAGGCCGTCAAGGGCCGCATTGAGGACGTCAAGCAGATGGGCAGCGTTGTTGAGATCACCAAGAACCTTTTCGAGGTTTCCAAG GAGAccgccaagcttgaggctgaggctttCGAATTGGAGCAGAAgactgctcttgctgctgaggccaagACCGTCCTTGACTCTTGGGTCCGATACGAAGGCCAGGTCAAGCAGCGACAGCAGAAGGAGCTCGCTCAGTCCGTTATCGCAAAGGTCcagaaggagcttgagaaccCTAAGGTTCTTCAGCAGATCCTCCAGCAGAGTGTTGCGGATATTGAGA AGATCGTTGCCTCCAAGGCCCAATAG
- a CDS encoding monooxygenase-like protein, whose product MLARKSVLGKPGFVCRSCVRQYQYQLRRASTSAQDNIYDVVCVGGGPAGLSLLTALRANPLTAGLRVALIEAQDLSKTKSFSLPLTQFSNRCSSLTPASAQYLDKIGAWRHLQRERVQDYQEMQVWDGVTGARIEFDWPPSTTGDKTIAYMAENLNLTSGLLKRLQELGGVDVFDKTKVEGIELGKETEELDLSEWPVVQLSSGQSLAARLLVGADGANSPVRTFAGINSRGWDYGRHGVVATLELEGEGWGGQFNKIAYQRFLPTGPVAMLPMPGKYATLVWSTTPEKAALLKSLSPKDFIAMVNAAFRLSPVDIGFMHSQENNQAEELSWRLQHTHVDAESLPQTVAGVQEGSVASFPLKLRHADTYTGERVALVGDAAHTIHPLAGQGLNQGQGDAQSLAKTIEYAVSHGQDLGTQLSLEPYNSERYAANHVILNVCDKLHKLYSVESGPLVPLRSVGLRAVNALGPLKNFFMEQASGTGTKLL is encoded by the exons ATGCTGGCTCGAAAATCTGTGCTGGGAAAGCCCGGCTTCGTCTGTCGGAGCTGTGTACGACAATATCAGTATCAGCTGCGCCGGGCTTCAACCTCGGCACAGGACAATATCTATGATGTTGTATGTGTTGGCGGTGGGCCAGCCGGCTTGAGCTTACTGACAGCTCTTC GGGCTAATCCTTTGACGGCCGGTCTCCGAGTTGCCCTCATCGAAGCCCAGGACCTTTCCAAAACCAAGTCGTTCTCACTCCCTTTGACCCAATTCTCCAACCGATGCAGTTCTCTTACCCCTGCATCGGCTCAATACCTCGACAAAATCGGCGCATGGCGACATTTACAGCGTGAACGTGTGCAGGACTACCAGGAGATGCAAGTTTGGGATGGAGTGACAGGTGCCCGTATAGAGTTCGACTGGCCACCCAGTACGACCGGGGACAAGACAATTGCCTACATGGCTGAAAATCTGAACTTAACATCTGGCCTGCTCAAGAGATTGCAAGAGCTCGGCGGAGTGGACGTCTTTGACAAAACGAAGGTGGAGGGTATTGAACTGGGCAAGGAGACCGAAGAACTGGATCTGAGCGAATGGCCAGTCGTGCAGCTCTCGAGTGGCCAGTCGCTGGCAGCACGACTCCTTGTGGGCGCAGATGGGGCCAACAGTCCAGTACGCACATTCGCCGGTATCAACAGCCGCGGATGGGACTATGGTAGACACGGCGTTGTCGCTACGCTCGAGCTCGAAGGCGAGGGCTGGGGCGGGCAGTTCAACAAGATTGCGTACCAGCGATTCTTGCCTACGGGCCCTGTTGCAATGCTCCCTATGCCTGGCAAATACGCTACGTTGGTCTGGTCTACTACACCTGAGAAGGCCGCCTTGCTCAAGAGTCTGAGCCCCAAGGACTTCATCGCTATGGTCAACGCCGCCTTCCGTTTGAGCCCCGTCGACATTGGATTCATGCACTCGCAGGAGAATAACCAAGCAGAGGAGCTATCTTGGCGCTTGCAGCACACTCATGTTGATGCGGAGTCTCTTCCACAGACTGTTGCTGGAGTTCAGGAGGGGAGCGTCGCATCTTTCCCTCTGAAGCTGCGCCATGCCGATACATACACCGGCGAACGCGTCGCACTTGTGGGCGATGCGGCGCATACTATTCACCCCTTAGCTGGCCAAGGCTTGAATCAGGGTCAAGGGGATGCCCAGAGCCTAGCCAAAACCATTGAGTATGCTGTCTCTCATGGTCAGGACCTCGGCACTCAGCTGTCTCTCGAGCCTTATAACAGCGAGCGCTATGCTGCCAATCATGTCATTCTGAACGTTTGCGATAAGCTTCATAAACTCTACTCTGTCGAGAGTGGTCCTCTTGTGCCGCTTCGTTCGGTTGGTCTTCGGGCTGTCAATGCTCTCGGCCCCCTAAAGAATTTCTTCATGGAGCAGGCTTCTGGGACTGGTACTAAGCTTTTGTAG
- a CDS encoding probable NADH dehydrogenase (ubiquinone) 49K chain, giving the protein MASLRLASRGAKSLCMRPATFAARPFSTTCLRKYAAAAEPVGTRLVPVDEDFSSAQDAYGLSKPRKAGTRKSRENSVQDRKVRHYTVNFGPQHPAAHGVLRLILELNGEEIVRADPHVGLLHRGTEKLIEYKTYLQALPYFDRLDYVSMMTNEQCFSLAVEKLLNVEIPERAKFIRTLFGEITRILNHLMSVLSHAMDVGALTPFLWGFEEREKLMEFYERVSGARLHAAYVRPGGVHQDIPVGLLDDIYQWATQFGDRIDETEEMLTDNRIWIERLRGVGVVPATEALNLSFTGVMLRGSGVPFDVRKNQPYDAYDQVEFDVPVGTNGDCYDRYLCRMEEFRQSLRIIHQCLNKMPAGPVRVEDYKVSPPPRSAMKENMEALIHHFLLYTKGYAVPPGETYSAIEAPKGEMGVYVVSDGSERPYRCHIRAPGFAHLGGFDHVSKGHLLADAVAVIGTMDLVFGEVDR; this is encoded by the exons ATGGCTTCCCTCCGACTTGCCAGCAGAGGCGCCAAGAGCCTGTGCATGCGGCCAGCAACATTCGCTGCCCGCCCTTTCTCGACGACCTGCCTGCGAAAGtacgccgccgccgccgagCCCGTCGGCACCAGACTCGTCCCAGTTGACGAGGACTTCTCATCCGCTCAAGATGCCTACGGCCTCTCCAAGCCCCGAAAAGCCGGTACCCGAAAGTCGCGCGAGAACTCCGTCCAGGACCGAAAGGTTCGACACTATACCGTCAACTTTGGTCCTCAGCATCCCGCTGCCCACGGCGTGTTGCGTTTGATTCTCGAGCTCAATGGTGAAGAGATCGTTCGAGCCGACCCCCACGTCGGTCTGCTGCACCGAGGTACTGAGAAGTTGATCGAGTACAAGACATATCTCCAGGCTCTGCCTTACTTTGATCGACTTGATTACGTCTCTATGATGACCAACGAGCAATGCTTCTCtcttgctgttgagaagcttctcaacgtCGAAATCCCTGAGCGAGCCAAGTTTATCCGAACTCTGTTTGGCGAGATCACCCGTATTCTTAACCATCTGATGTCTGTTCTCTCACACGCTATGGATGTTGGTGCTTTGACGCCTTTCCTGTGGGGTTTCGAGGAGCGTGAGAAGCTCATG GAATTCTACGAGCGTGTTTCTGGCGCCCGTCTCCACGCCGCCTACGTTCGACCCGGCGGTGTTCATCAGGATATCCCTGTTGGCCTCCTCGACGATATTTACCAGTGGGCTACCCAATTTGGCGACAGAATCGACGAGACTGAGGAGATGTTGACTGATAACCGTATCTGGATTGAGCGATTGAggggtgttggtgttgttccCGCCACTGAGGCTCTGAACCTCTCCTTCACTGGTGTGATGCTTCGAGGTTCTGGTGTTCCTTTCGATGTCCGAAAGAACCAGCCCTATGATGCCTACGACCAGGTTGAGTTCGATGTTCCCGTTGGAACTAACGGTGACTGCTACGACCGATACCTTTGCCGAATGGAGGAGTTTCGACAGTCTCTCCGCATTATCCACCAGTGCCTCAACAAGATGCCCGCAGGTCCCGTCCGTGTTGAGGACTACAAggtctctcctcctcctcgatccGCCATGAAGGAGAACATGGAGGCTCTTATTCACCACTTCTTGCTCTACACCAAGGGCTATGCTGTTCCTCCTGGTGAGACCTACTCTGCCATCGAGGCCCCTAAGGGTGAGATGGGTGTGTACGTCGTTTCTGATGGTAGCGAGCGACCATACCGCTGCCACATTCGCGCTCCTGGTTTTGCCCACTTGGGTGGCTTCGATCACGTCTCCAAGGGTCACTTGCTGGCTGATGCTGTAGCGGTTATTGGTACTATGGATCTGGTGTTCG GTGAGGTCGATAGGTAA
- a CDS encoding putative ribosome biosynthesis protein NOC4: protein MPKAASTEGLKRKRSSSTHEKSTTERRKRASSTSSNESEDASAKILSMEEGILESRKNYNDLTVLLSTANDFKHGGQESMLSTVVLCRIFIRLLTQGALIAKKTLSEKDLFIVGWLKERFAEFKKILATILQDEELATPALTLCMKTLKAEGEFLYDKDEYTFPRAFLREIVSSLFESENEDVVKAYVEEYVEQYDDIRYFTFNAVKHIVEKQEGNASPELFDRCFALLSALDGVPESADQLEDFFVPKPKKKTHNLRNVNQHKKQAQEAWLSLMTLVEEKDQRKQILNVISTVIAPWFTKPELLLDFLTSCYDSGGSMSLLALSGVFYLISERNLDYPSFYTKLYSLLDRDILHSKHRSRFFRLLDTFLASTHLPAAMVASFIKRLARLALNAPPGAIVFVTPWIYNLLKRHPTCTFMIHREVQDPEVKKQIEEHGVDDPFLSEEADPMQTDAIESCLWELVQLQSHYHPNVATITKIISEQFTKHSYNIEDFLDHSYATLLEAEMTKDVKKAPVIEFHIPKKVFTPNDGEAEAEADSLLVKLWDFDN, encoded by the exons ATGCCAAAAGCGGCCTCTACAGAGGGCCTCAAGCGCAAGaggtcttcttcaactcatgAGAAGTCCACCACTGAGCGACGAAAGAGAGCATCGTCAACGTCCAGCAATGAATCCGAAGATGCCAGCGCGAAAATTCTATCAATGGAAGAAGGGATTCTAGAGTCACGGAAGAACTATAACGACCTCACCGTTTTGCTCAGTACAGCAAATGACTTTAAGCATGGGGGCCAGGAGAGCATGCTCTCTACAGTTGTCTTGTGCCGAATCTTTATCCGATTACTCACTCAAGGCGCTTTGATCGCCAAGAAGACTCTATCTGAGAAAGACCTTTTTATTGTGGGATGGCTGAAGGAGCGGTTTGCCGAGTTCAAGAAAATTCTGGCTACTATTCTACAGGATGAAGAGTTGGCGACTCCAGCATTAACCCTATGCATGAAAACACTCAAGGCAGAGGGCGAGTTCCTTTATGACAAGGACGAGTACACATTCCCTCGAGCTTTTCTTCGAGAGATCGTTTCCTCATTATTCGAGAGCGAAAATGAGGATGTGGTCAAGGCATATGTGGAAGAGTATGTGGAGCAATACGACGATATCCGCTACTTTACCTTCAACGCAGTCAA GCACATTGTGGAGAAACAAGAAGGCAATGCCTCGCCAGAGCTCTTTGATCGATGCTTTGCGCTCTTGTCAGCTTTGGACGGTGTCCCTGAATCTGCCGATCAGCTTGAAGATTTCTTCGTTCCCaaaccaaagaagaagacacaTAATCTACGAAACGTTAATCAGCACAAGAAACAAGCTCAGGAAGCATGGCTCTCTCTCATGACCCTTGTTGAGGAAAAGGACCAGCGGAAGCAAATTCTCAACGTCATCTCGACCGTGATTGCTCCTTGGTTCACAAAACCTGAGTTACTTTTGGATTTTTTGACAAGCTGCTACGATTCGGGTGGTTCAATGTCTCTTTTGGCTCTGTCCGGCGTCTTTTATTTGATTTCGGAACGCAACCTTGACTATCCATCATTCTATACCAAGCTCTACTCTCTCCTCGACCGCGACATTCTTCACTCCAAGCATCGATCCCGATTCTTCCGTCTTCTAGACACATTTCTTGCTTCCACACATCTACCAGCGGCCATGGTGgccagcttcatcaagcgCCTTGCTCGTCTTGCGCTCAACGCACCCCCTGGAGCCATCGTTTTCGTGACTCCCTGGATCTACAACCTGCTCAAGCGTCACCCAACATGTACATTCATGATTCATCGAGAGGTTCAAGATCCAGAGGTGAAGAAGCAAATTGAGGAGCACGGTGTCGATGATCCTTTCCTCTCAGAAGAGGCGGACCCTATGCAAACAGATGCGATAGAAAGCTGCCTTTGGGAGCTTGTTCAACTTCAATCGCATTATCATCCTAACGTTGCAACTATCACCAAGATCATCTCGGAGCAGTTCACGAAGCATTCCTACAACATCGAAGATTTCCTCGACCATTCATATGCCACC CTCCTCGAAGCCGAGATGACAAAGGATGTAAAGAAGGCACCTGTTATCGAGTTCCACATCCCTAAAAAGGTCTTTACGCCAAACGACGGGGAGGCTGAGGCCGAAGCGGATAGCTTACTAGTTAAATTGTGGGACTTTGACAACTGA